AAGCAAACTGGCTAACATGGCAACCGAGTGTTGGAAGAAACCAACGCTCAATACTGACACTGCACCTTGGGCTTAAAGAGTTACAACAGATAATTGCGTTGCAGTTCGTGGAGCAGGGCTCTTATGATAAAGCCTTAGAGATGCTTGACGGTAATCAGCAGTGGTTTGGTTCCTTGCTAAAAGATACGTCGGGTGCCAGTCAGCGCTTGGGGGAGTTGCATTTACAATTAACCTATTATCGGCCATTTAGTAGAATTGTACCGCATGAACCACAGCGTAATAGCGAGCGCTTTTTTTTACGTCAAATATACAGTTGCCTTGTTCGCTGCGATGCCGATGGCCATATCGAAGCTGATCTCGCTCATCATTGGCAGCATGATAGTAGTGCTAAGTGTTGGAAGTTTTACCTCCGCCGAGGCTTAACCTTCCATGATGGACGTGAAATAACAGCGCCGTTGATCGCGCAGCTGATCACTAAGCTACAAGAGCAATCTAGTTACCAACAGGATTTAGCGCATCTAGCGTCAGTAACTGCAACACGTGAGCACACCTTAGTTTTTGAATTAACCCAAGCTGATTTAGGGTTTGCTGGGCTTTTGGCTGATCCTAAGTACTCAATTCAGCCTCCAAGTCAGTTGTCGACAAGTTCTAAGCGTGCAATAGGGAGTGGGCCTTTCCAAGTTGTCAGCCACACCAAAGAAAAACTGCATTTACAAGCATTCCCGCATTATTACGCTTGCCGTGCTTTAACGGACGAGGTGACGATTTGGCATGTACCTACCTTTAAGAAAAAGAAATTAACGCTCGATGGCGAAGCCTCAGCGGTGATTAATGATGATTTCCCTCAGTTACCGACATGTCGGCAATATTTGCAATGCTTAGACAAAGATCAAGGTGAGGCGAGTGCTTTAGATACTTATCGGCATGCATCAGGGTACGATCAAGCCAGTATGATACAGTCTGAAACCCAGAAGGCTTTATTAGAGCATGGTTGTGTATACCTGGTATTTAACCAGCGGCAATCTGTATTAACAGAAGAGCAGCGGCATTGGCTACGTGCTTATTTGGCACCAAAAGAGATATTACAAGCCGTAGGGACAACAGAGGATCTTCAAGGTTTACAAGCTGCAACTAACCTGCTGCCAGTTTGGACTGCTGTATATACACCTCTTGCGCATGCATGCCCTTTACCTAAGAAGTTATCGATAGCCCATTATGATCAGAGTGATTTACGCAATGCTGCGCAAGGTATAGCCAAGCTACTTCAAGATAAAGGAGTTGAAACATCGACCATGGGCTATAGCTATGAAGAGTTGCAAGTCCATATTCGAACTGATTCTGTCAGAGAAGATCTGGTTTTAACCAGTACCAGCCTTGATGATAATCGCCCAGCATCGGCGTATAGATGGTTATATGCTGATCCGCTTCTTAATAATCTATTATCACCAGCACAAAAAGAATGGTTAACGACGCAGTTAGTTGCTATCCGACAGACGACCTCATTAGAAAATTATTTATCTGCAATAGAGCCTTTAGCGACAGCGATGATTAATGCCTCTTGGTTAGTCCCCTTGTATCACCATAAACAAACACTTCGCTTTCAGGATGTTTTACAAGGCGTTGCAATAACGAATTGGGGCTGGCCTGAAATTAAAGATGTGTGGATTGAGAACTGAGTCATTGCTTACCCTCAATTAGGGCAAGAGTAATGCAGAGGCTCTTGCGAACTGTGCTCATGAGCTAGTATATTATTACTTTAATACACTGTTTTTTATAAGCGGCATCGAGATGAAAAGAAAGTTGAAACTTAAAAAATATACATTACAACGGGTTAGCCTGTGTATTTTGCTTGTATCGACTTTCAATACTTATGCGATGAGTTTACAAGACGCTTTTCGTGAAGACTTTGAACATACTTTTGCTGGTAGCGTTATTCTCTTTGACCAAGATGCCATCACTTTAGGCATACATGAACTTAATTTGAGTCAGTCAATTGGACAATTTAAGCAGGTTTCAAATAGTGAGACGGTCGAAAACCGTAAAGGACTAAGTATCATCTCGCTGCCGTATACGATTAAAACATGGCAAGAAGAAGGTTACAGCAGAACGCTTCATGGTCGATTTTCATGGATGAGCGACAAGCAGAAGATAGATTTAACGGATGTGCCTGAGCAAGATGAAGAACGACAACAAATTTTTGAAGCCTATTTGGGTATCGATCATAGCTATCCAATCTCTGAGCGTATCAGCTTAACCGTAGGGTTAGCTGGGCATTTAATGTATTTAAAGAACGACTTTGCATACAGAAGTGGAAAGCTTGATGGTTTAAAGCCAATTATTGATGGGCAACTCGTGAACACAACCGCTTGGTCTGCCATGATCGAACCCAGTATTGAACTTAAGTATGCGCAGCAACAAAAGTGGGGATCATGGTATCTATGGTCAGCTGCGCATTATGTTTATGGTACTAGTTGGGGCGAGGCTAACAACGGTGACTTGGGAAACCCTGAAACGGCTTATTGGGTAAATGGGGCTAAATCTTTTTATGAACTAGGTAAAGTGTTAGATCATCAAAGTCAGTGGTATATGAGTTTTCAACGGATTGATATATCTGATGGCATTAGCCAAGCCATAAATGCAAACTATTACTACAAAGCGACAACGGGGTGGTTAATTTCTGAGCCTATCCAGTTTGATTGGGTGAAAAACGTAGGGGTGGGCGTTAATCTGAATTATGGTAGTGCTTTAAAAGGTATATCCTTAGTGCTATTTATAAACCAGGATTAACTTATTTTTTAGTATCAATTAATAATCCTGAGCTATAAGATAAGAAAGATTAATTAATTCCTTTTATTTTAGTAAGAGTTGCAGTATTTTATGAACTAAAATCACATTAGCCTTGAATAAATCCCACCTGCTTTTATAAAATCAATCGTCTATTTATAGTCACTGTTTTTTGACGTTATTTATTTACATTAACACGTAAATAAATACTTACACTGATGTGTTTATTTCTTTTTTTAATTGATTGACAGTTATACCGTCAGTTATATCATATGCCAACTTTATTTATTACACATTGTACTTCCTTCTATAAGGTTCATTAATAATGCATTATAAGAACTTCTCTGTAGGGAAAAAGATTGGCGTTGTCTTTTTTTCCATTGGTTTAGCTGTTGCTGCGCTGGGCTATTTTTTAATTTCAGAAATTGCAGCGATAAAAAACAATCTACTAGATATAACAGATGGGGCTATGCCTCGTATTGTGTTGGTACAGGATCTTCAGACAGACATTGCTTCACTACGAATGGATGAATTTTTTGTGTTATCTAATAGTAATAGAGATGAAGTGAAAACGGTATTAACCAGCATTGAAAAAGCAAATAATAATGTTTCTACTGTGCTGGAACAGCTTCAATCAATGTCGGTCTCATCTGAGTACCGAAACCAACTTCAGAATGTTATTAGAGATTGGGATATATATGTATCTAGCAAGGATGGTTTTTCATCAGCAATCAAAAATAAAGACGTAGTTTACGCGAATAAAGTTATATATGATTCTTATCAGGCATTCAATACGCTTCAAAGCTCTCTCGACAAACTATTAAACTTAGCTCATGAAGAAAGTTTGAGTGAAAGAGAACAAGCATTAGATAATGTTCAGCAGTCAAATACATTTACATTAATTGGCATCCTATTATTAATCGCTTTCATGCTTGTTATGAATTTATTCTTAACTCGTCAAATTTGCTCGCCTTTATCACTTGTGACAGCTTTAGCGGGTAAAATTGCAGCGGGTGATCTGACCCACAGTTTGAATAGAGAAAATATTGGTAATGATGAACTTGGTGTATTAGCGGATTCATGTATTACGATGCAAGATCATTTACGTGACTTAGTGAATGATATTTCAAGTTCGGTCACTCAATTAAGTGCTGCTATTGAAGAAGTGAGTACGGTGTCAACGCATACCTCTGATGGTATGAAGCATCAACAAGATGAACTGACAATGATTGCGACAGCGATGAATCAAATGCAATCTACTGTTCAAGAAGTTGCAAATAATACAGAAGATGCTTCAAGCGCAGCCAATAAAGCGACGGAAGACGCGAATGAAAGTACTCGTGTTGTAACTAAGAATATTGAAGAAATTCAACGTGTCGCCGGTGTTATTGAACATGCTGGTGAAATGGTGACGCAATTAGAACAAGATTCTGCCAGCATTAGCATGGTTGTAGATGTGATCAGTGGTATTGCTGAACAGACAAATCTTCTTGCATTAAATGCAGCGATCGAAGCTGCACGTGCGGGCGATCAAGGGCGTGGTTTTGCGGTAGTGGCAGATGAGGTTCGCACACTGGCTGGGCGTACGTCTGAATCAACCAGCGAAATCATCGTAATCATTGAAAAACTGCAACAGCGGGCTAAAGATACGGGGGAAGCAACTAAAGAGAGTTGCGTGTTGATTCAGTCTTGTGTGGAGCAAACAGAGTTAACGGGGACACACATTTCTCAAATTGAAGGTGGCGTGAACCAGATAGCGACCATGAACATGCAAATTGCGAGTGCATGTAGCGAACAGTCTTCTGTCACTGAAGAGTTAAGCCGTAATGTCGAAAATATCAATGAATCGTCGCACAACGTGGCAGCAGGGGCGGAACAAACCTCGCAAGCCTGTATAGAGTTGAGCCAACTTGCGACAGGGCTACAGGGCATGATCGGCCGATTTAAGATTGTGTAGAGAAGACGAGTGACTGTTCGAGGTGTGAATATCAAGAGATAACACCAACCCGTTTTTCCGCGTAAAGCCTTACTGATCCAGTAAGGCTTTTTTCTTTTATGGGTATCAATGCTAGCGACTAATTTGTAGCTGTTTTACTTTTCAGTACGCAGCAGGTGAAAGTGTTTTTTTCCTCTACGTACGACAAGGTAGCGGTGCTGTAAGGCTGAGTAGTTCCCAATGTGGTCATTTATCGCTATTTCACCATTGATGCTAATGGCGCGATTAGCGATGAACTCACGTGCTTGTCGGTTAGATGAGGCAAGCCCACATGTTACCAATAATGCAGGCACTGATAGTGATGGGTCTAATT
The nucleotide sequence above comes from Photobacterium swingsii. Encoded proteins:
- a CDS encoding SgrR family transcriptional regulator, which produces MKLFRYYSRLIPLGVKEELLLTLSEVADKLSSSLRHARNLLGQMQEANWLTWQPSVGRNQRSILTLHLGLKELQQIIALQFVEQGSYDKALEMLDGNQQWFGSLLKDTSGASQRLGELHLQLTYYRPFSRIVPHEPQRNSERFFLRQIYSCLVRCDADGHIEADLAHHWQHDSSAKCWKFYLRRGLTFHDGREITAPLIAQLITKLQEQSSYQQDLAHLASVTATREHTLVFELTQADLGFAGLLADPKYSIQPPSQLSTSSKRAIGSGPFQVVSHTKEKLHLQAFPHYYACRALTDEVTIWHVPTFKKKKLTLDGEASAVINDDFPQLPTCRQYLQCLDKDQGEASALDTYRHASGYDQASMIQSETQKALLEHGCVYLVFNQRQSVLTEEQRHWLRAYLAPKEILQAVGTTEDLQGLQAATNLLPVWTAVYTPLAHACPLPKKLSIAHYDQSDLRNAAQGIAKLLQDKGVETSTMGYSYEELQVHIRTDSVREDLVLTSTSLDDNRPASAYRWLYADPLLNNLLSPAQKEWLTTQLVAIRQTTSLENYLSAIEPLATAMINASWLVPLYHHKQTLRFQDVLQGVAITNWGWPEIKDVWIEN
- a CDS encoding Solitary outer membrane autotransporter beta-barrel domain → MKRKLKLKKYTLQRVSLCILLVSTFNTYAMSLQDAFREDFEHTFAGSVILFDQDAITLGIHELNLSQSIGQFKQVSNSETVENRKGLSIISLPYTIKTWQEEGYSRTLHGRFSWMSDKQKIDLTDVPEQDEERQQIFEAYLGIDHSYPISERISLTVGLAGHLMYLKNDFAYRSGKLDGLKPIIDGQLVNTTAWSAMIEPSIELKYAQQQKWGSWYLWSAAHYVYGTSWGEANNGDLGNPETAYWVNGAKSFYELGKVLDHQSQWYMSFQRIDISDGISQAINANYYYKATTGWLISEPIQFDWVKNVGVGVNLNYGSALKGISLVLFINQD
- a CDS encoding methyl-accepting chemotaxis protein, whose amino-acid sequence is MHYKNFSVGKKIGVVFFSIGLAVAALGYFLISEIAAIKNNLLDITDGAMPRIVLVQDLQTDIASLRMDEFFVLSNSNRDEVKTVLTSIEKANNNVSTVLEQLQSMSVSSEYRNQLQNVIRDWDIYVSSKDGFSSAIKNKDVVYANKVIYDSYQAFNTLQSSLDKLLNLAHEESLSEREQALDNVQQSNTFTLIGILLLIAFMLVMNLFLTRQICSPLSLVTALAGKIAAGDLTHSLNRENIGNDELGVLADSCITMQDHLRDLVNDISSSVTQLSAAIEEVSTVSTHTSDGMKHQQDELTMIATAMNQMQSTVQEVANNTEDASSAANKATEDANESTRVVTKNIEEIQRVAGVIEHAGEMVTQLEQDSASISMVVDVISGIAEQTNLLALNAAIEAARAGDQGRGFAVVADEVRTLAGRTSESTSEIIVIIEKLQQRAKDTGEATKESCVLIQSCVEQTELTGTHISQIEGGVNQIATMNMQIASACSEQSSVTEELSRNVENINESSHNVAAGAEQTSQACIELSQLATGLQGMIGRFKIV